In Gigantopelta aegis isolate Gae_Host chromosome 6, Gae_host_genome, whole genome shotgun sequence, the following are encoded in one genomic region:
- the LOC121376033 gene encoding 2'-5'-oligoadenylate synthase 1A-like, whose protein sequence is MGQKPSKLESYFLCDKEASDNIYRYIDKKVQPNTEYLCMCSRTVDKVVQYLYHNLQTELKKTLSWKYISIKEILKSGSLGKSTAVKEKSDIDLIIFLNGISSIEELSQLMPNIVSSLKTLMERLADDQSITWISDLEVMRTTKFSLGLILKTVNDDGTTFDCEMDLLPSLDITTTKSLLDIYSEMEQSDEDLRRYYSACLSRVQKNFVNENTQPAKVKNLIRFIKFWVKVEQIPLRSYFIELLVIYNNRQHNRKHLATCHVDFNFYDHLKECLRILTNCETLKITFSDNYDYRNYGKPPSSFTVVFGTLLGYPPVNTNVQTVPYLLDPANPYMNVASSLEKSRIVSQKAQELLDNWDRIFP, encoded by the exons ATGGGACAGAAACCTTCCAAATTGGAAAGCTACTTTTTATGTGATAAGGAAGCCAGCGACAACATTTACCGGTATATTGACAAGAAGGTGCAGCCAAACACGGAGTACCTATGTATGTGCAGCCGAACTGTCGACAAGGTTGTACAATACCTGTACCACAATCTTCAAACTGAATTAAAGAAGACTCTGTCATGGAAGTATATTAGTATCAAGGAGATCCTAAAG AGTGGGTCTCTCGGCAAATCAACTGCTGTGAAGGAAAAATCTGACATTGATTTGATCATCTTCCTGAACGGTATTTCCAGCATAGAAGAGTTAAGCCAGTTGATGCCCAACATAGTGAGTTCCTTGAAAACGCTAATGGAACGATTAGCTGACGATCAGTCCATTACATGGATTAGTGATCTTGAAGTCATGCGCACCACTAAATTTTCTCTTGGACTGATACTCAAAACTGTCAATGATGATGGAACCACGTTTGACTGTGAGATGGATTTGTTGCCTTCCCTGGACATTACAACTACAA AGAGTTTGTTAGATATCTATTCTGAAATGGAACAGAGCGATGAAGATCTTCGACGTTACTATTCTGCGTGTCTGTCTCGAGTACAGAAGAATTTCGTCAACGAAAACACCCAGCCTGCCAAAGTGAAGAATCTAATCAGGTTCATCAAGTTTTGGGTAAAG gTTGAGCAAATTCCACTTCGATCATATTTCATCGAGCTGTTGGTGATCTACAACAACAGGCAACATAATCGCAAGCACTTGGCGACCTGCCACGTAGATTTTAACTTCTACGATCACTTGAAGGAGTGTCTGCGTATTCTGACCAACTGCGAAACATTAAAGATAACTTTCTCGGATAACTACGACTACAGAAATTACGGGAAACCACCTTCCTC GTTCACTGTTGTTTTCGGAACTTTGCTTGGTTATCCTCCAGTTAATACCAATGTTca GACTGTTCCGTATCTGCTGGACCCAGCGAACCCGTACATGAACGTGGCATCAAGTCTTGAAAAATCACGCATAGTGAGTCAGAAGGCACAGGAGCTGCTGGACAACTGGGATCGCATCTTCCCGTGA